The following are from one region of the Anaerobaca lacustris genome:
- the cpaB gene encoding Flp pilus assembly protein CpaB, whose translation MRLAVIILVLLGGLAAGAAVLLVQLVKDRVGESRQERSVQVVLAERDLAARTKLTAEHLKESSVPVRGLPQGYYTSPAQAIGKILRVDVSAGQPLTNEMVVARGGVADLLSPGMLAFSAPVSARNTAVNLLQPGSIVDVQVTFPLRQSSSEGDAVVFTLLQQVRILGIDADTLASQADPKAPVARRSSSSGGNVMVTLEVSDRQARALALALKHGTLALPLRNPTDFTFYPVEVMVLKEGRLTAGSRSLDPQDLMLFNQLTQLLSGQAVEEPNEPAAVASAPDPNAAPPVAAPAPMLPLHRPLEVEFGPNLPHSSGPSTQKVTIIRAQKVEEVELERKDDEKATDEGDG comes from the coding sequence ATGCGATTAGCTGTAATCATTTTGGTGCTGCTGGGCGGCCTGGCGGCCGGTGCGGCCGTGCTGCTGGTCCAGCTCGTCAAAGACCGCGTCGGCGAGAGTCGCCAGGAGCGGTCGGTGCAGGTCGTCCTGGCCGAGCGGGACCTGGCGGCCCGGACGAAGCTGACGGCCGAGCACCTCAAAGAGTCATCGGTCCCGGTCCGCGGCCTTCCGCAAGGCTATTATACGAGCCCGGCCCAGGCGATCGGCAAGATCCTCCGCGTCGACGTCAGCGCGGGCCAGCCGTTGACCAACGAGATGGTGGTGGCGCGGGGCGGCGTGGCCGACCTGCTGAGCCCAGGGATGCTGGCGTTCAGCGCGCCGGTCTCGGCCCGCAATACGGCGGTGAACCTGCTCCAGCCGGGCAGCATTGTCGATGTCCAGGTCACCTTCCCGCTGCGCCAGAGCAGCTCGGAAGGCGACGCCGTGGTCTTCACCCTGCTCCAGCAGGTCCGCATCCTCGGGATCGACGCCGACACGCTGGCCAGCCAGGCCGACCCGAAGGCGCCTGTCGCCCGCCGCAGCTCCAGCAGCGGCGGCAACGTGATGGTCACGCTGGAAGTCAGCGACCGACAGGCCCGGGCCCTGGCCCTGGCGCTCAAGCACGGGACGCTCGCCTTGCCGCTGCGGAACCCGACCGACTTTACGTTCTACCCGGTCGAGGTGATGGTGCTCAAGGAAGGCCGTCTGACGGCCGGCAGCCGATCGCTCGACCCGCAGGACCTGATGCTGTTCAACCAGCTCACGCAGTTGCTCAGCGGCCAGGCGGTCGAGGAGCCGAACGAGCCGGCGGCCGTGGCCTCGGCCCCCGACCCGAACGCGGCGCCTCCGGTGGCGGCCCCGGCGCCCATGCTGCCGTTGCACCGCCCGCTGGAGGTGGAGTTCGGGCCGAACCTGCCACATTCGAGCGGCCCTTCGACGCAGAAGGTGACCATTATCCGCGCGCAGAAGGTCGAGGAGGTCGAGCTGGAGCGCAAAGACGACGAGAAAGCCACGGACGAGGGCGATGGTTGA
- a CDS encoding Flp family type IVb pilin has translation MKAMLKRFMKDERGIELAEWAVMAALIIAAAVGVVSLLGQAIATRFGEVQTAIEEEVN, from the coding sequence ATGAAGGCGATGCTGAAAAGATTCATGAAGGACGAGAGAGGTATCGAACTGGCGGAATGGGCGGTGATGGCGGCTTTGATCATTGCGGCGGCAGTCGGCGTCGTCTCCTTGCTCGGCCAAGCTATCGCAACTAGGTTTGGTGAAGTCCAAACCGCAATCGAAGAAGAGGTGAACTAG
- a CDS encoding pilus assembly protein TadG-related protein — protein sequence MRGTEATAAVNRAVSGRRQRLRRRFPKGIALVWAAMMILVMLLMVGLGIDMGKLAYNVHQLQNAADAAALAGAQVVRSDPGRARDLAQQFALANYTEGQPVEIDRNDENDEAGDLVFGYWNKNTRVFTATSGNYNAVKVVARRTDMAHGPVALIFGSLVGINTADISREAIATAFSSAGAGIIALYDGTNQVGLEFKGTPTAICEDGFVQVNSRYDYACSANGRQGREALLCEGVNVCGDPGANSTFASFTHDGEPITINPDADKIDDPLEGEPRPGTAGGTPGPEVYNTPRTQSGTTLHPGYYPDGLKFTGNATYTLLPGVYILGDGLDVKGRGTINAQYCQLYIEGGNVDFAATATVNISPPGDNPVNWVDGEPVIDGALGVSIWQADSNTATAKMTGTTDGDGIKGCVYFPKNRVEVGGTNFAAGEQLIAHRVLIHGTGDIYISYDGRNSGVVTGKSVLVR from the coding sequence ATGCGCGGCACAGAGGCGACAGCCGCAGTGAATCGGGCCGTGTCCGGCCGCAGGCAACGCCTGCGACGGCGGTTCCCCAAGGGGATCGCGCTGGTCTGGGCGGCCATGATGATTCTGGTGATGCTGCTGATGGTGGGCCTGGGCATCGACATGGGCAAACTGGCCTACAATGTCCACCAACTCCAGAACGCGGCCGATGCGGCGGCCCTGGCAGGCGCACAGGTCGTCCGGAGCGACCCGGGCCGGGCCCGCGACCTGGCCCAGCAGTTCGCTCTGGCCAACTACACCGAGGGCCAGCCGGTCGAGATCGATCGCAACGATGAAAACGACGAGGCGGGCGACCTGGTTTTCGGGTATTGGAACAAGAACACGCGGGTCTTCACCGCCACATCAGGCAACTACAACGCGGTCAAGGTGGTCGCCCGGCGGACCGACATGGCTCACGGTCCGGTGGCGCTGATCTTCGGCAGCCTCGTCGGCATCAATACCGCCGACATCTCCCGCGAGGCCATCGCCACCGCCTTCTCGTCGGCGGGCGCCGGCATCATCGCTTTGTACGATGGCACAAATCAAGTAGGTCTGGAATTCAAAGGCACACCCACGGCGATCTGCGAAGACGGCTTCGTCCAGGTCAATTCGCGATACGATTATGCCTGCTCGGCGAACGGTCGGCAAGGCCGGGAGGCCCTGCTCTGCGAAGGCGTCAACGTCTGCGGCGACCCGGGGGCCAACAGCACGTTTGCCAGTTTCACACATGACGGCGAGCCGATTACGATCAATCCGGACGCCGATAAGATCGATGACCCGCTCGAAGGTGAGCCTCGTCCGGGCACCGCCGGGGGCACACCCGGTCCGGAAGTCTACAACACCCCGCGCACGCAAAGCGGCACCACGCTGCATCCGGGCTACTATCCGGATGGGCTGAAGTTCACGGGCAACGCCACCTACACGCTGCTGCCGGGTGTCTACATTCTCGGGGACGGCCTGGATGTCAAAGGCAGAGGCACCATCAACGCACAGTATTGCCAGCTCTACATCGAGGGCGGAAATGTCGATTTCGCGGCCACGGCGACGGTCAACATCAGCCCGCCGGGCGACAATCCCGTCAATTGGGTCGATGGCGAGCCGGTGATCGACGGGGCGCTCGGCGTGAGCATCTGGCAGGCCGACAGCAACACGGCCACCGCGAAAATGACCGGCACGACCGACGGCGACGGCATCAAAGGCTGCGTGTATTTCCCGAAGAACCGCGTGGAGGTGGGCGGGACGAACTTCGCGGCCGGCGAGCAGCTCATCGCACATCGGGTGCTGATTCACGGTACGGGCGACATCTATATCAGTTACGACGGTCGCAACTCCGGCGTGGTGACCGGCAAATCGGTCCTCGTTCGCTAA
- a CDS encoding pilus assembly protein TadG-related protein, with protein sequence MRQTQTRRRRLRRRFPKGIALPWAAIIILVMVLMVGLSIDMAIAAVGKHQSQNAADAAALAGAQIVKRSPVAGVIERAYDTANKNHVMKLAVVLNETQQDADGSNVDSIDIIVGRWVTVNKTFLPTFDAPNAVRAVVRRGTDGAVQGPVALIFGHMVGTDTVALESRATAWCNDSSGAGLICLAGNPIDPKTNKPMPGLYLNGTGNLDIQNGGIHVNSTLEGDKSGAGVYFQGGPEVDAGFINVVGFSDPRPYEEGAWASIFAEGEDAVGGFSVTEGVDPVPDPLQSVRDNPPVLSVDDIPLYPEGTAKAGQPIVETINDSWVSTYGGTLQPGYYPGGIAITNTGTSLVLEPGYYCLGGGNKKNNETGLICNGGNLTAIGVTLYITEDIYNADGLYGKVDLGGNGTITITSIGDEMDPPETSGEPGISIWQDPENPNPASFSGTSNFNITGTLYFPDPIHVDIGGTPESMGNQILCGSLSLSGTAPIYVNYDGRNPGESSFRSMLVK encoded by the coding sequence ATGAGACAGACGCAAACGAGACGACGACGCCTGCGAAGGCGGTTCCCCAAGGGCATCGCCCTGCCCTGGGCGGCGATCATCATCCTCGTGATGGTGCTGATGGTGGGCCTGAGCATCGACATGGCCATCGCCGCCGTCGGCAAGCACCAGTCCCAGAACGCCGCCGACGCCGCCGCCCTGGCCGGAGCCCAGATCGTCAAGCGCAGTCCCGTCGCCGGCGTGATCGAGCGAGCGTACGACACCGCCAACAAGAACCACGTCATGAAGCTGGCCGTCGTCCTGAACGAGACCCAGCAGGACGCCGACGGCAGCAACGTCGATAGCATCGACATCATCGTCGGACGGTGGGTCACAGTCAACAAGACATTCCTGCCGACCTTCGACGCGCCCAACGCGGTCAGGGCCGTTGTCCGTCGCGGGACGGACGGGGCCGTGCAAGGACCGGTGGCGCTGATCTTCGGCCACATGGTCGGCACCGATACCGTGGCCCTGGAATCGCGTGCGACTGCTTGGTGCAACGATTCGTCCGGTGCCGGCCTTATCTGCCTGGCGGGCAATCCGATCGACCCTAAGACGAACAAGCCCATGCCGGGCCTATACCTAAATGGCACCGGTAATCTTGACATCCAGAACGGCGGTATCCATGTCAACTCCACGCTTGAAGGGGACAAGAGTGGTGCCGGCGTCTATTTCCAAGGTGGCCCCGAGGTCGATGCCGGCTTCATCAATGTTGTTGGCTTCAGTGACCCGCGACCGTACGAGGAGGGCGCATGGGCAAGCATTTTCGCTGAGGGTGAGGATGCGGTTGGGGGGTTCTCGGTGACCGAGGGCGTCGATCCCGTGCCAGACCCGCTGCAGTCAGTACGTGACAACCCACCAGTGCTCTCGGTGGATGACATTCCGCTCTACCCTGAGGGCACTGCGAAAGCAGGCCAGCCTATCGTTGAGACGATCAACGATAGCTGGGTCAGCACCTATGGCGGAACATTACAACCTGGGTACTACCCCGGAGGGATCGCCATCACGAACACGGGCACGTCGCTGGTTTTGGAGCCCGGCTACTACTGCCTTGGTGGTGGGAACAAGAAGAACAACGAAACAGGGCTTATCTGCAACGGCGGAAACCTGACCGCCATCGGCGTGACGCTCTACATCACCGAGGACATTTATAACGCCGACGGCCTCTACGGCAAAGTGGACCTCGGGGGAAATGGCACGATCACGATCACTTCCATCGGGGACGAGATGGATCCGCCGGAGACGAGCGGGGAACCGGGCATCAGCATCTGGCAGGACCCGGAGAACCCTAATCCGGCAAGCTTTAGCGGAACAAGCAACTTCAATATTACGGGAACATTGTACTTCCCGGACCCGATCCATGTAGATATCGGCGGCACTCCGGAGAGCATGGGCAACCAGATTCTCTGCGGCAGCCTTAGCCTCTCCGGCACGGCGCCGATTTACGTCAATTACGATGGGCGCAATCCAGGCGAGTCATCGTTTCGGTCGATGCTGGTCAAGTAA
- a CDS encoding A24 family peptidase codes for MIETGSFQWGIAIAASLVAAVSDVRSRRIPNALTVPVLASGLVFSLIAGGLSGLGDSLLGCVVMGVPYVLLFLLGGGAGDAKMMGALGAWLGFRSGVTALVAVAIIGGVFGLLRMLADRNAGTRLGTMFSGMYLFLLTARLGKKDWDLLRPDTPTSGDDEKNESNTAPGRRSMIPYGPAIFLGVCIGALVVHLWQG; via the coding sequence ATGATAGAGACGGGCAGCTTCCAGTGGGGCATCGCGATTGCGGCCTCGCTGGTGGCTGCCGTTTCCGATGTCCGCAGTCGTCGGATACCGAACGCGTTGACCGTGCCCGTGCTGGCGAGCGGCCTTGTGTTCTCGCTGATCGCGGGCGGGCTTTCGGGCCTGGGCGATTCATTGCTGGGCTGCGTGGTGATGGGCGTGCCGTATGTGCTGCTGTTTCTTCTGGGCGGCGGCGCGGGCGATGCCAAGATGATGGGCGCGCTGGGCGCGTGGCTGGGCTTCCGCTCGGGCGTGACCGCACTTGTGGCGGTGGCGATCATCGGCGGGGTTTTCGGCCTGCTTCGGATGCTGGCCGACCGCAACGCCGGCACCCGGCTGGGCACGATGTTCAGCGGCATGTATCTGTTTCTGCTGACGGCGCGGCTGGGCAAGAAGGACTGGGACCTGCTGCGGCCCGACACGCCGACATCGGGGGACGATGAAAAGAACGAGTCGAACACCGCGCCCGGCCGAAGGAGCATGATCCCCTACGGCCCGGCGATCTTTCTGGGCGTCTGTATCGGCGCCCTCGTGGTGCACCTATGGCAAGGTTAA
- a CDS encoding TadE/TadG family type IV pilus assembly protein produces MARLRAYKGRQRYRGTALAEAAIVLMLLLLVTLGALQYGWAFYCLQRATNAARHGARAQAVVNPPSQAETSAQMQAMISDLQPTIEWPTAEEGMVTARVVVSQAKVQLFPGLLPVPELRPTVTMRREGP; encoded by the coding sequence ATGGCAAGGTTAAGAGCATACAAAGGCCGGCAGCGCTATCGCGGCACGGCCCTGGCCGAGGCGGCCATCGTGCTGATGCTGCTGCTTCTTGTGACGCTGGGGGCCCTTCAGTACGGCTGGGCCTTCTACTGCCTCCAGCGCGCAACCAACGCCGCCCGACACGGGGCGCGGGCGCAGGCCGTGGTCAATCCGCCGAGTCAGGCGGAGACCTCGGCGCAGATGCAGGCGATGATCTCGGACCTTCAGCCAACGATCGAATGGCCGACGGCAGAGGAAGGCATGGTGACGGCCCGCGTCGTGGTCAGCCAGGCGAAGGTCCAGTTGTTTCCGGGGCTGCTGCCGGTGCCGGAGTTGCGGCCGACGGTGACGATGCGTCGGGAAGGCCCATAG